One Aegilops tauschii subsp. strangulata cultivar AL8/78 chromosome 7, Aet v6.0, whole genome shotgun sequence genomic window carries:
- the LOC109778762 gene encoding F-box/kelch-repeat protein SKIP25 — protein sequence MAAPALAKRPCSSPSSSASCREAKRLRPAAAPVAMERHDAAAAAEVSTTTSQSQSQPLLPGLPDHLAQLCLSTLPPSLMHAVCRPWRRLLYAPSFPPFLSLYALLEDAGDGGASFAAYDPIAARWDCLPAPPMPSPPPTLCHPSFLSRRLPLQSVAAAGQLVLVAGSTQSLHPALCRPLVFDPTAAPAPRWQVGPRVPLAPRRWCAAGAARGRVFVAGGVGAGYDLAVARSGATWDPATPSAPWEPLPPLRDGRFSRDAAEAVCSGGKVCMVNLRGSGAKEGAVFDLVAGRWEDMPPGMLAGWKGPAAASPDSGDTIFVVDEERGALNTYDWGSDRWTTVTEAERLKGAAEMAAGGGRVCVVSHGGAKVVVVDVTPKARTRGSTTAPPRMWEVEAPAGRRVVSLHVLPRMTRPE from the coding sequence ATGGCTGCACCCGCGCTGGCCAAGCGCCCCTGCAGCAGCCCCTCCTCCTCCGCTTCTTGCCGCGAGGCCAAGCGGCTCCgcccggcggcggcgccggtggcCATGGAGAGGCACGAcgccgctgccgctgctgagGTGTCGACGACGACGTCGCAGTCGCAGTCGCAGCCGCTGCTCCCGGGCCTGCCGGACCACCTCGCGCAGCTCTGCCTCTCGACGCTCCCGCCGAGCCTCATGCACGCCGTCTGCCGCCCGTGGCGCCGGCTGCTGTACGCGCCGTCGTTCCCGCCGTTCTTGTCCCTGTACGCGCTCCTCGAGGacgccggcgacggcggcgcgtccTTCGCGGCCTACGACCCGATCGCCGCGCGGTGGGACTGTCTGCCGGCGCCGCCGATGCCGTCGCCGCCCCCGACCCTCTGCCACCCGTCGTTTCTCTCCCGCCGGCTGCCGCTCCAGTCCGTGGCCGCGGCGGGGCAGCTCGTCCTCGTCGCAGGGTCCACGCAGTCGCTCCACCCGGCGCTGTGCCGTCCGCTCGTCTTCGACCCGaccgccgcgcccgcgccgcgATGGCAGGTCGGCCCGCGGGTCCCGCTCGCCCCGCGCAGGTGGtgcgcggcgggggcggcgagggggcgcgTGTTCGTCGCGGGCGGCGTGGGCGCCGGGTACGACCTCGCCGTCGCGCGCTCCGGGGCGACATGGGACCCCGCCACGCCGTCTGCGCCGTGGGAGCCGCTCCCGCCGCTGCGGGACGGGCGGTTCAGCCGTGACGCGGCCGAGGCCGTGTGCTCGGGCGGGAAGGTCTGCATGGTCAACCTCCGCGGCAGCGGCGCCAAGGAGGGCGCGGTGTTCGACCTCGTGGCCGGGCGGTGGGAGGACATGCCGCCCGGCATGCTGGCCGGGTGGAAGGGCCCCGCCGCGGCGTCCCCGGACAGCGGCGACACGATCTTCGTCGTGGACGAGGAGCGCGGCGCGCTCAACACCTACGACTGGGGATCCGACCGGTGGACAACGGTCACGGAGGCGGAGCGGCTCAAGGGCGCGGCAGAGATGGCAGCCGGCGGCGGCAGGGTGTGCGTCGTGTCCCACGGCGGCGCGAAGGTGGTGGTCGTGGACGTGACGCCCAAGGCGAGGACGAGGGGCTCCACGACGGCGCCGCCGCGCATGTGGGAGGTGGAGGCGCCGGCCGGGCGGCGGGTGGTCTCGCTGCACGTGCTGCCCAGGATGACGCGCCCCGAGTAG
- the LOC109778761 gene encoding uncharacterized protein encodes MGKSEPECVNSSNPAHECNDYCLNKIAEAKRRLLEEQPDSWKGPPEDRTVHPDCINASNPYHGCSEYCFKKIADANAAAERGEPEKPAGGSGKSGVAPEQADGDDHSGQQEDAATADDGYPQMTEKQKKLFELQLKMNEARKANQQAMVAEKKSMEPRGESRGISKEKWLEDRKKKIGKLLDSNGLDMSKSYMLDTQDMAEAKYKKWEKEPAPHGWDVFNQKTLYDAYKKRTKNIEVDMDAYNRAKETDPEFYREASSLQYGKVSRVAEPNIDRMVNELKERDEKRKAFSRRRKFNEDKDVDSINDRNEHFNKKIERAFGKYTLEIKNNLERGTALPD; translated from the exons ATGGGGAAGTCAGAGCCGGAGTGCGTCAACTCGTCGAACCCGGCCCACGAGTGCAACGATTACTGCCTCAACAAGATCGCCGAGGCCAAGCGCCGCCTCCTCGAAGAGCAACCCGACTCGTGGAAGGGCCCCCCGGAGGACCGCACCGTGCACCCTGACTGCATCAACGCCTCCAACCCCTACCATGGCTGCTCTGAGTACTGCTTTAAGAAGATTGCCGATGCCAACGCAG CGGCGGAGCGCGGGGAGCCAGAGAAGCCTGCTGGAGGTTCTGGCAAATCAGGAGTCGCTCCAGAGCAGGCCGATGGCGATGATCATTCTGGGCAGCAGGAGGACGCCGCCACCGCGGATGACGGTTACCCGCAGATGACCGAAAAGCAGAAGAAGCTGTTTGAGCTGCAGCTTAAGATG AACGAAGCTAGGAAGGCGAATCAGCAGGCGATGGTTGCGGAGAAGAAGAGTATGGAGCCTCGTGGCGAGAGCAGAGGCATATCTAAGGAGAAGTGGTTGGAAGACAGGAAAAAGAAGATTGGAAAGCTGCTTGATTCAAATGGCCTGGATATGTCGAAGTCTTACATGCTGGATACACAGGATATGGCAGAAGCAAAATACAAGAAGTGGGAGAAGGAACCCGCACCGCATGGCTGGGATG TTTTCAACCAGAAAACCTTGTATGATGCATACAAGAAGAGGACCAAAAACATAGAAGTCGACATGGATGCATACAATAGAGCGAAAGAAACCGATCCTGAATTCTACCGTGAGGCTTCAAGTCTTCAATATGGGAAG GTGTCTAGGGTGGCGGAACCAAACATCGACCGAATGGTTAATGAGCTCAAGGAGCGGGACGAGAAGCGCAAGGCGTTCAGCAGGAGGCGCAAGTTCAACGAAGACAAGGACGTTGACTCGATCAACGACCGGAACGAGCACTTCAACAAGAAGATCGAGAGGGCCTTTGGCAAATACACGCTCGAGATCAAGAACAACTTGGAAAGAGGGACGGCCTTGCCAGATTAA